One stretch of Pyxidicoccus trucidator DNA includes these proteins:
- a CDS encoding class I adenylate-forming enzyme family protein: MSTAHAFTRTDATVALTLGGESCSFGALRDEVEAHKRRLGALPPGIAILRAHRSREFIASFLALYEEGVPQAVFAPEWTVAELEVRRRGLGCCFELDEALSVTWRSESEAPRHHPDTALVLFTSGSTGAPRAVQLSRRNIEANVAAVRASLDFDSAPAQTLVLPLSYSFGLLGQLLPALAAGLPTALLGNLVELKALLDEGQLVGMLSGVPSHHETLLRLLGDGPPRTQGVTHVVSAGAALSLSLRQRLLRAFPSSRVYTNYGQTELSPRVLCLRSDHPAFLSNATGFPVGNLAVKLTAEGELCVRGDQLMLGYLGAPEATREKVEDGWLRTGDLAELRPDGLVTLLGRNDDLLKVGGERLSPFEIEAALRELPGVEDAAVWGREDPLYGTMLTAFLQLRPGAPCPPRRELRQALRDRLSTHKVPTDFYRVEQLPRTANGKLQRARLGEALLPELRIG, encoded by the coding sequence ATGAGCACCGCGCACGCCTTCACCCGGACCGACGCCACGGTGGCCCTCACGCTCGGCGGCGAGTCCTGCTCGTTCGGAGCCCTGCGGGACGAGGTCGAGGCACACAAGCGCCGCCTCGGAGCCCTGCCACCCGGCATCGCCATCCTCCGAGCCCACCGGAGCCGGGAGTTCATCGCCAGCTTCCTCGCGCTCTACGAGGAGGGAGTCCCGCAGGCCGTGTTCGCGCCGGAGTGGACCGTCGCGGAGCTGGAGGTGCGGCGACGGGGCCTGGGCTGCTGCTTCGAGCTGGACGAGGCCCTCTCCGTCACGTGGCGGAGCGAGTCCGAGGCGCCACGGCACCACCCTGACACGGCGCTGGTGCTGTTCACCTCCGGCAGCACGGGAGCGCCGCGCGCCGTGCAGCTCTCCCGGAGGAACATCGAGGCGAATGTGGCCGCCGTGCGGGCCTCGCTGGACTTCGACTCCGCGCCGGCCCAGACGCTGGTCCTTCCGCTCTCATACTCCTTCGGGCTGCTGGGCCAGCTCCTTCCCGCGCTGGCGGCGGGTCTTCCCACCGCGCTGCTCGGCAACCTGGTGGAGCTCAAGGCGCTGCTCGACGAAGGGCAGCTGGTGGGAATGCTCAGTGGAGTCCCCTCGCACCATGAGACGCTCCTGCGCCTGCTGGGAGACGGGCCGCCGCGCACCCAGGGAGTCACCCACGTCGTCTCCGCGGGCGCGGCACTGAGCCTGTCCCTCCGACAGCGGTTGCTGCGGGCCTTTCCCTCCAGTCGCGTCTACACCAACTATGGCCAGACGGAGCTGTCACCGCGGGTGCTGTGTCTGCGCAGCGACCACCCCGCCTTCCTGAGCAATGCCACCGGCTTTCCCGTGGGCAACCTCGCCGTGAAGCTCACCGCCGAGGGCGAGCTCTGTGTGCGTGGGGACCAGCTGATGCTGGGCTACCTCGGCGCTCCCGAGGCCACGCGCGAGAAGGTGGAGGACGGCTGGCTGCGCACCGGAGATTTAGCGGAGCTGCGGCCGGATGGGCTGGTGACGCTGCTGGGCCGCAATGACGACCTGCTCAAGGTCGGCGGCGAGCGCTTGAGCCCGTTCGAGATTGAAGCGGCCCTGCGCGAGCTGCCCGGCGTGGAGGACGCCGCGGTATGGGGCCGGGAGGATCCGCTCTACGGCACCATGCTCACGGCCTTCCTCCAGCTCCGGCCCGGGGCCCCCTGCCCGCCCAGACGCGAGCTGCGGCAGGCACTGCGAGACAGGCTGTCCACGCACAAGGTGCCCACCGACTTCTACCGGGTGGAGCAGCTCCCACGGACGGCGAACGGGAAGCTGCAGCGCGCCCGCCTGGGAGAGGCTCTGCTCCCGGAGCTGCGCATCGGCTGA
- a CDS encoding SAF domain-containing protein — protein sequence MISFLVTTLVLGVGGYAWLKKKEADVRRGWNLVPAVVAAVDMPEGTVVTYEAISQRSVPEQFITSSVVRPDSASYILNQRLLTPVQAGDLMLWSQFDTKK from the coding sequence GTGATCAGCTTCCTCGTCACCACGCTCGTGCTCGGTGTGGGCGGCTACGCGTGGTTGAAGAAGAAGGAGGCCGACGTCCGGAGGGGCTGGAACCTGGTTCCCGCGGTCGTCGCGGCCGTGGACATGCCCGAAGGCACCGTTGTCACGTATGAAGCCATCTCGCAGCGCTCGGTGCCTGAGCAGTTCATCACCAGCTCGGTGGTCCGCCCGGACAGCGCCAGCTACATCTTGAACCAGCGACTCCTCACGCCCGTGCAGGCGGGTGACCTGATGTTGTGGTCCCAGTTCGATACGAAGAAGTAG
- a CDS encoding C39 family peptidase: MRKSRSAVLALLITLALIPAMATAGQSASTRWAASRGDFLAWQLSGVSRAADGSLQLLPGQAWSGTDPYGPGGYYGGTYYNGGSFVQGEATSPIISSAFGFREAIASWEATTPTGTWVETLIRVQVSGTWTKWFSLGVWASGTSPVRRHSADSQTDTVARVSIDTLLVTAKKAAASAWQVKTRLFSVDGVATPTLHASALTTSTSPESRPTVPAGNPARWNNVLAVPRCSQMVYPDGGEVWCSPTSTAMVLKYWAGDTSGCEPGVRAAVSGVHDWYYGGHGNWPFNTAYAATLGFQAHVARFTSFAQLEPWLSAGVPAILSVAWGKGELTGAPIPSTAGHLLVLAGFDAAGNPVVNDPAGASDTAVRRTYLRSELEPLWLSRSGGTAYLIYPRGWTVPAL; encoded by the coding sequence ATGAGGAAGTCCAGGTCGGCCGTACTCGCGCTGCTCATCACCCTCGCACTCATCCCCGCGATGGCCACGGCGGGCCAGAGTGCCTCCACCCGCTGGGCGGCGAGCCGGGGCGACTTCCTCGCCTGGCAACTCAGCGGCGTGAGCCGCGCGGCGGATGGCTCTCTCCAGCTCCTCCCGGGTCAGGCCTGGTCCGGCACCGACCCGTACGGGCCGGGCGGCTACTACGGGGGCACCTATTACAACGGCGGCTCGTTCGTTCAGGGTGAGGCCACCAGCCCCATCATCAGCAGCGCATTCGGCTTCCGCGAGGCCATCGCCTCCTGGGAGGCCACCACGCCCACGGGCACCTGGGTGGAGACCCTCATCCGCGTGCAGGTGAGTGGCACGTGGACGAAGTGGTTCAGCCTTGGCGTCTGGGCCTCGGGCACCTCGCCGGTGCGGCGTCACTCGGCGGACTCCCAGACGGACACCGTGGCGCGAGTCTCCATCGACACGCTGCTCGTCACCGCCAAGAAAGCAGCCGCGAGCGCCTGGCAGGTGAAGACGCGCCTGTTCAGCGTGGATGGCGTGGCCACCCCCACCCTGCACGCCAGCGCGCTCACCACCTCCACCTCGCCGGAGTCCAGGCCTACCGTCCCGGCCGGAAACCCCGCCCGCTGGAACAACGTGCTCGCGGTGCCGCGGTGCTCGCAGATGGTCTACCCGGACGGCGGCGAGGTCTGGTGCAGCCCCACCTCCACGGCCATGGTGCTGAAGTACTGGGCGGGGGACACCAGCGGCTGCGAGCCGGGCGTGCGGGCGGCCGTCAGCGGCGTCCATGACTGGTACTACGGTGGGCACGGCAACTGGCCGTTCAACACGGCGTACGCGGCCACCCTGGGCTTCCAGGCCCATGTGGCGCGCTTCACGAGCTTCGCCCAGCTGGAGCCCTGGCTCTCCGCCGGAGTGCCGGCCATCCTCAGCGTGGCGTGGGGCAAGGGGGAGCTGACCGGCGCGCCCATCCCCTCCACCGCGGGCCACCTCCTCGTGCTCGCGGGCTTCGACGCAGCCGGCAATCCCGTGGTGAACGACCCGGCGGGCGCCAGCGACACCGCCGTGCGGCGGACCTACCTCCGCTCGGAGCTGGAGCCGCTGTGGCTCTCTCGCTCCGGAGGCACCGCCTACCTCATCTACCCACGGGGGTGGACGGTGCCCGCGTTGTAG
- a CDS encoding sensor histidine kinase gives MTPDAFAEASSTAASGERRSLEPLRALIVDDDEFDRMTVKRMMLSAGFAVKAEECESAAAALRLLETEPFDLVLLDFNLNLPTYDGLYVVRQSRSRGVRVPVVVLTGQDNAEVAVELMKAGASDYLAKSSLSPARLGHALRSVLRIHRLEEEARAAHEALRASEELNHSVLAASADCIKILDVSGRLLSLSQAGQCMLEIEDLAAVVGTDWLDFWKDADRTAAAAALERARAGEPGRFVGHCPSMKGKSLWWDVVLTPIRGADGRPEKILCVSRDVTELKRRESFEQQLVGIVSHDLRNPLNAILVSADVLLRNGGLDERTTKSMNRIRSAGQRAARMIRDLLDFTRARLGGGIPIARAPADLASVCGHVIEEVALAWPDRKVVSTLPARLEACVDADRISQVLTNLLANALQYSPAGTDVTAALSEVGGSAVLDIHNQGAPIPADFLPKLFEPLQRAAATYDRASRSIGLGLYIVKQLVRAHSGSIEVISTAEAGTTFTVRLPLTGMA, from the coding sequence TTGACGCCGGACGCATTCGCGGAAGCCTCGTCCACGGCGGCTTCCGGGGAACGGCGTTCCCTCGAGCCGCTGCGTGCGCTCATCGTCGACGACGACGAGTTTGACCGGATGACGGTGAAGCGGATGATGCTCTCCGCTGGGTTCGCGGTGAAGGCCGAGGAGTGCGAGAGCGCGGCTGCCGCGCTGCGGCTGCTGGAGACGGAGCCCTTCGACCTCGTCCTGTTGGACTTCAACCTCAACCTGCCCACCTATGACGGGCTGTACGTGGTGCGCCAGTCGCGGTCCAGGGGGGTCCGCGTGCCCGTGGTGGTCCTCACCGGGCAGGACAACGCCGAGGTCGCCGTCGAGCTGATGAAGGCGGGTGCCTCCGACTACCTCGCGAAGTCCTCGCTCTCTCCGGCCCGACTGGGCCATGCGCTGCGCTCGGTGCTCCGCATCCATCGGCTCGAGGAAGAGGCCCGCGCCGCGCACGAGGCGCTGCGCGCGAGCGAAGAGCTCAACCACAGCGTCCTCGCCGCGAGCGCTGACTGCATCAAGATTCTCGACGTGTCAGGCCGCCTGCTCTCGCTGAGCCAGGCGGGCCAGTGCATGCTCGAAATCGAGGACCTGGCCGCGGTGGTCGGCACCGACTGGCTCGACTTCTGGAAGGACGCGGATCGCACCGCCGCCGCGGCAGCCCTCGAGCGGGCGCGAGCCGGAGAGCCGGGCCGCTTCGTCGGTCACTGCCCGTCGATGAAGGGGAAGTCTCTCTGGTGGGACGTGGTGCTCACGCCGATTCGCGGCGCGGACGGCCGGCCGGAGAAGATTCTCTGTGTCTCGCGAGATGTGACGGAGCTCAAGCGGCGCGAGAGCTTCGAGCAGCAGCTCGTCGGCATCGTCAGCCACGACCTGCGCAATCCGCTGAACGCCATCCTCGTCAGCGCCGATGTGTTGCTTCGCAACGGAGGTCTCGACGAGCGCACGACGAAGTCGATGAACCGGATTCGCTCCGCCGGGCAGCGTGCGGCGAGGATGATTCGTGACCTCCTCGACTTCACCCGGGCGCGGCTCGGAGGCGGCATCCCGATTGCGCGGGCGCCAGCGGACCTCGCCAGCGTCTGCGGGCACGTCATCGAGGAGGTGGCGCTCGCCTGGCCGGACCGAAAGGTCGTCAGCACGCTGCCAGCGCGCCTCGAGGCCTGCGTGGACGCGGACCGCATCTCACAGGTGCTGACGAACCTGTTGGCCAACGCGCTCCAGTACAGCCCGGCCGGTACCGACGTCACGGCGGCGCTGAGCGAAGTCGGCGGCTCGGCGGTGCTGGACATCCACAACCAGGGGGCGCCGATTCCAGCGGACTTCCTGCCGAAGCTCTTCGAGCCGCTCCAGCGCGCCGCCGCGACGTACGACCGCGCGAGCCGAAGCATCGGGCTCGGGCTCTACATCGTGAAGCAGCTCGTGCGAGCGCACTCCGGGAGCATCGAAGTCATATCGACCGCGGAGGCGGGGACGACGTTCACGGTCCGGCTTCCGCTCACCGGAATGGCGTAG
- a CDS encoding response regulator — protein sequence MTEDRTMHILLVEDDEVDVMNVRRAFDRNKITNPIYVAENGLEGLRMLRDGTVPRGRRLVLLDLNMPKMNGIEFLRAVRQDPELIGLSVVVLTTSNEERDKVDAYKLNVAGYLLKPVTFVNFVELTSALNKYWTLVEMP from the coding sequence GTGACAGAAGACAGGACGATGCACATCCTCCTCGTGGAGGATGACGAGGTGGACGTGATGAACGTCCGCCGCGCCTTCGACCGGAACAAAATCACCAACCCCATCTATGTCGCGGAGAACGGTCTCGAAGGGCTGCGGATGCTGCGGGATGGCACAGTCCCTCGCGGCCGCCGGCTCGTCCTGCTGGACCTCAACATGCCGAAGATGAACGGCATCGAATTCCTGCGCGCGGTTCGGCAGGACCCCGAGCTCATCGGGCTCTCGGTCGTGGTGCTCACCACGTCGAACGAGGAGCGCGACAAGGTCGACGCGTACAAGCTGAACGTCGCGGGCTACCTGCTCAAGCCCGTCACCTTCGTCAACTTCGTCGAGCTCACCTCCGCGCTCAACAAGTACTGGACCCTCGTGGAGATGCCTTGA
- a CDS encoding GAF domain-containing protein, with protein MNRTVDAERARVHLHSLFMQAPAPIIVLSGPEHHVELVNAPYQRLVSREVRVGRPLRETFPELESQGIFAILDQVYTSGTPFEGKELSVRLRASEEAQEQERFFNFVYQPMRGTNGNVEGIMTVAYDVTEQVRARQQETRAAAFLRQRQNELALSAELGVAFAGALSIREVLHRCAEAMVRHLDAAFARIWTLDEGSDVLELQASAGQYTHLDGPHARIPVGRFKIGLIAREARPHHTNDVLNDERIGNREWAKREGMVSFAGYPLIVDSKVIGVMAMFSRVPLKEGTLSALASIADSVAVGVQRKRAEARAREESETLDLLNKVGQSIAAELDTDKLVQAITDSATRLTGAQFGAFFYNVVDDRGESYTLYTISGVPREAFSKFPMPRNTKVFAPTFAGEGVVRVANIRKDSRYGQNAPYHGMPGGHLPVVSYLAVPVVSRDGRVLGGLFFGHGKEGVFTERAERLAVGVAAQAAIAMDNARLFREAQRLIRALEQSNQDLDQFAYVTSHDLKAPLRGIANLSQWLEEDLGAALGADSKKHLELMRRRVHRMEALIDGILQYSRAGRVRGKPELMDVGKVLHELIELVAPRPPAVLEVEGELPALYSERVPFQQVLMNLITNALKHARREDARVVVSAAEDGELCRFTVTDNGPGIAPEFHERIWGIFQTLEARDKVEGTGIGLAVVKKVVESRGGRAWVESSPGAGAKFHFTWPRKEGTA; from the coding sequence ATGAATCGAACGGTAGACGCGGAGCGTGCGCGCGTGCACCTGCACAGCCTCTTCATGCAGGCGCCCGCACCCATCATCGTGCTGAGTGGGCCCGAGCACCACGTCGAACTCGTCAACGCTCCGTATCAGCGGCTCGTGAGCCGTGAGGTGCGGGTTGGCAGGCCCCTGCGCGAGACGTTTCCGGAGCTCGAGTCCCAGGGCATCTTCGCCATCCTCGACCAGGTGTACACCTCGGGGACTCCCTTCGAAGGCAAGGAGCTGTCGGTGCGCCTGCGCGCGAGCGAGGAGGCCCAGGAGCAGGAGCGCTTCTTCAACTTCGTCTACCAGCCGATGCGCGGCACGAACGGCAACGTCGAAGGCATCATGACGGTCGCCTACGACGTGACGGAGCAGGTTCGCGCAAGGCAGCAGGAGACCCGGGCGGCGGCGTTCCTGCGGCAGCGTCAGAACGAGCTCGCGCTGAGCGCCGAGCTGGGAGTCGCCTTCGCGGGCGCGCTGTCCATCCGCGAGGTGCTGCATCGGTGCGCGGAAGCCATGGTGCGTCACCTCGACGCCGCGTTCGCGCGCATCTGGACGCTCGACGAAGGCAGCGACGTCCTCGAGCTTCAGGCGAGCGCGGGCCAGTACACGCACCTCGACGGCCCGCACGCCCGCATCCCCGTCGGCAGGTTCAAGATTGGCCTCATCGCGCGGGAAGCCAGGCCCCACCACACCAACGACGTGCTGAACGATGAGCGCATTGGGAATCGCGAGTGGGCGAAGCGTGAGGGCATGGTCTCCTTCGCCGGCTACCCGCTCATCGTCGACAGCAAGGTGATTGGGGTGATGGCGATGTTCTCCCGGGTGCCCTTGAAGGAGGGCACGCTCTCCGCGCTCGCTTCGATTGCCGACTCCGTCGCGGTCGGCGTCCAGCGCAAGCGGGCGGAGGCGAGGGCGCGCGAAGAGAGCGAGACGCTCGACCTCCTGAACAAGGTCGGGCAGTCCATCGCGGCGGAGCTCGACACCGACAAGCTCGTGCAGGCCATCACCGACTCGGCGACGCGGCTGACGGGCGCGCAGTTCGGCGCGTTCTTCTACAACGTCGTCGACGACCGGGGTGAGTCGTACACGCTGTACACCATCTCCGGCGTGCCGCGAGAAGCCTTCTCGAAGTTCCCGATGCCTCGGAACACGAAGGTCTTCGCCCCCACCTTCGCGGGCGAGGGCGTCGTTCGGGTCGCCAACATCCGGAAGGACTCGCGTTACGGGCAGAACGCGCCGTACCACGGGATGCCGGGCGGGCACCTGCCGGTGGTCAGCTACCTCGCGGTGCCGGTCGTCTCGCGCGACGGCCGTGTGCTGGGGGGCCTCTTCTTCGGCCATGGCAAGGAAGGCGTCTTCACCGAGCGCGCCGAGCGTCTCGCGGTGGGGGTCGCCGCACAGGCCGCCATCGCCATGGACAACGCGCGCCTGTTCCGTGAGGCGCAGCGGCTCATCCGGGCGCTCGAGCAGAGCAACCAGGACCTGGACCAGTTCGCCTACGTCACCTCTCACGACTTGAAGGCGCCGCTGCGCGGAATCGCGAACTTGTCGCAGTGGCTCGAGGAGGACCTCGGCGCCGCGCTGGGCGCGGACTCGAAGAAGCACCTCGAGCTGATGCGGCGGCGAGTCCACCGGATGGAGGCCCTCATCGACGGCATCCTCCAGTACTCGCGCGCGGGCCGCGTCCGTGGGAAGCCGGAGTTGATGGACGTCGGCAAGGTGCTGCACGAGCTCATCGAGCTCGTCGCTCCGAGGCCTCCGGCGGTGCTGGAGGTTGAGGGCGAGCTCCCGGCGCTCTACTCGGAGCGCGTGCCGTTCCAGCAGGTGTTGATGAACCTCATCACCAACGCGCTCAAGCACGCGCGCCGCGAGGATGCCCGGGTGGTGGTGAGCGCGGCGGAGGACGGCGAGCTCTGCCGTTTCACCGTCACGGACAACGGCCCCGGCATCGCGCCCGAGTTCCACGAGCGCATCTGGGGAATCTTCCAGACGCTGGAGGCTCGCGACAAGGTCGAGGGCACCGGCATCGGTCTCGCGGTGGTGAAGAAGGTCGTGGAGTCGCGGGGTGGACGGGCGTGGGTCGAATCCTCCCCTGGAGCCGGAGCGAAGTTCCACTTCACGTGGCCCAGGAAGGAAGGAACGGCGTGA
- a CDS encoding dihydrolipoyl dehydrogenase family protein, with amino-acid sequence MNDSASMDVVVIGAGPAGLLAALRAGDLGARTALVTRDEFGGMAAHDGPVPVRTLAQAARLLRDARQLGRYGIAVTEPVLDYSRLLTRVREVTGDVRARAALREQIAAAGVSVHEHAGSARFVDSHTVETQRGLRFRAEKFILCSGGVSRRLPIPGFELTATHSDAWSLTSVPPTMVVVGGGATGAQVASVFTAFGTRVQLFQADARIVPTEDEDVSAAVAESFRQAGMVVREDFGTIERFERTPGGVRMVFSRDGVRDSAEAALVVVAVGWMADTSALNLSAAGVETDSRGFVRVDAQLRTSAPHIFAAGDVTGRLMLVPQALHDGFVAGSNAARAPMISVTDEVCPIGSFTDPEYAQAGLTEAKARQAHDIVVAVVRFDSTTRTIIDGRTTGFCKLIVDRSTRRILGCHVVGERAVDLVQTAAIAIAAGMRVDELARVPLSFPTYTGVLGRAAAIAARQLQVDVDRARLAELL; translated from the coding sequence ATGAATGACTCGGCGAGCATGGATGTCGTGGTCATCGGTGCCGGACCCGCGGGGCTGCTCGCGGCGCTCCGTGCCGGCGACCTGGGCGCCCGGACCGCCCTCGTCACTCGCGACGAGTTCGGCGGCATGGCGGCCCACGATGGACCGGTTCCGGTGAGGACGCTGGCGCAGGCGGCACGGTTGCTCCGCGATGCTCGGCAGCTGGGACGCTATGGCATAGCGGTGACCGAGCCAGTGCTGGACTACTCGCGACTTCTCACGCGCGTGCGCGAGGTGACTGGCGACGTTCGCGCTCGAGCGGCCCTGCGCGAGCAGATCGCCGCGGCGGGTGTCTCCGTGCACGAGCACGCCGGCTCGGCGCGCTTCGTGGACTCGCACACCGTCGAGACCCAGCGCGGGCTGCGGTTTCGAGCGGAGAAGTTCATCCTCTGCTCCGGCGGCGTGAGCCGGCGCCTCCCGATTCCGGGATTCGAGCTCACGGCGACCCACAGCGATGCGTGGAGCCTGACCAGCGTTCCACCGACGATGGTGGTCGTCGGCGGTGGCGCGACGGGAGCACAGGTCGCGTCGGTCTTCACTGCGTTCGGCACGCGGGTGCAGCTCTTCCAGGCGGACGCGCGCATTGTGCCGACCGAGGACGAAGACGTGTCCGCCGCCGTCGCGGAGTCCTTTCGTCAGGCCGGCATGGTGGTGCGCGAGGACTTCGGCACGATTGAACGCTTCGAGAGGACGCCGGGGGGTGTGCGGATGGTCTTCTCCAGGGATGGCGTGCGAGACAGCGCCGAGGCTGCGCTCGTCGTCGTCGCAGTGGGCTGGATGGCAGACACCTCCGCGCTCAACCTCTCGGCCGCGGGCGTCGAGACCGACTCGCGAGGTTTCGTGCGCGTCGACGCGCAGCTGCGAACCTCCGCGCCGCACATCTTCGCCGCCGGAGACGTGACTGGGCGCCTGATGCTGGTCCCCCAGGCGTTGCATGACGGGTTCGTCGCGGGCTCCAACGCGGCGAGAGCTCCGATGATTTCCGTCACGGACGAGGTGTGCCCGATTGGCAGCTTCACCGACCCCGAGTACGCGCAAGCGGGCCTGACCGAAGCGAAGGCGCGTCAAGCGCATGACATCGTCGTGGCGGTGGTGCGCTTCGACTCGACGACGCGCACCATCATCGATGGTCGGACGACGGGGTTCTGCAAGCTCATCGTCGACCGCTCCACGCGGAGGATCCTCGGTTGCCACGTGGTGGGTGAGCGGGCGGTCGACCTGGTCCAGACGGCGGCGATTGCCATCGCGGCGGGGATGCGAGTGGATGAACTGGCTCGCGTTCCGCTCTCGTTTCCCACGTATACCGGGGTCCTGGGGCGTGCGGCGGCCATCGCTGCCCGCCAGCTCCAGGTCGACGTGGACCGAGCTCGCCTCGCGGAGCTTCTCTGA
- a CDS encoding Dyp-type peroxidase: MLELDDIQSGVLRPRPSPYVATYILLRIDDRSAGRELMGRLVSVVAAAAHPSSPNADCWVSVALTYHGLEALGVPRDSLDSFAWEFRQGMVARAKALGDGGESSPEHWEAPLGTSDVHVVLTALAPDPARLGAALERAHKALRELGGIEAIWRQDCHALSTGKEPFGFRDGISHPAIEGSGIPGSNPREEPLRAGEFVLGYTDETGSLPPMPQPDVLGRNGTYVAFRKLHQRVAAFRQYLKNTSSSPEDEECLAAKMMGRWRSGAPLALCPHHDAPDLGADPSRNNDFLYSDDPTGYKTPPASHVRRANPRDAAVAGVVRLHRMIRRGTAYGPELPEGVLEDDGADRGLMFAFIGAHLGRQFEFVQAEWINGGDFLGLGDAKDSIAGANDGTGVFSFPRRPIPRRLQGLPRFVVTRGGEYCFMPGLRALRWLAELRT, encoded by the coding sequence ATGCTCGAACTGGACGACATCCAGAGTGGAGTGCTGCGGCCCCGGCCTTCTCCGTACGTCGCGACCTACATCCTCCTCCGCATCGACGACCGGAGCGCGGGACGGGAGCTGATGGGGCGGCTCGTCTCGGTGGTGGCTGCGGCCGCCCATCCGAGCAGCCCGAACGCCGATTGCTGGGTCAGCGTCGCGCTCACGTATCACGGGCTCGAGGCGCTGGGCGTACCACGGGACTCCCTGGACAGCTTCGCGTGGGAGTTCCGGCAGGGGATGGTCGCCCGGGCGAAGGCGCTGGGAGACGGTGGCGAGAGCAGCCCCGAACACTGGGAAGCGCCGCTGGGAACGAGCGACGTCCACGTCGTGCTGACGGCCCTTGCGCCGGACCCGGCTCGACTCGGAGCCGCCCTGGAGCGCGCGCACAAGGCCCTGCGGGAGCTTGGCGGCATCGAGGCCATCTGGCGTCAGGACTGCCACGCACTGAGCACCGGCAAGGAGCCGTTCGGGTTCAGGGACGGCATCAGCCATCCGGCTATCGAGGGTAGCGGCATTCCAGGAAGCAATCCCCGCGAGGAGCCGTTGAGGGCAGGCGAATTCGTCCTCGGCTACACCGACGAGACGGGCAGCTTGCCCCCGATGCCCCAGCCTGACGTCCTGGGGCGCAATGGAACGTACGTCGCCTTCCGCAAGCTTCATCAGCGCGTGGCCGCGTTCAGGCAGTACCTGAAGAACACCTCGAGCAGCCCGGAGGACGAGGAGTGCCTGGCGGCGAAGATGATGGGGAGGTGGCGGAGCGGCGCGCCGCTGGCGCTGTGCCCCCACCACGACGCTCCCGACCTGGGCGCCGATCCGTCGCGCAACAATGACTTCCTCTATTCGGATGACCCGACCGGGTACAAGACGCCTCCCGCGTCGCACGTCCGGCGAGCGAATCCCCGTGACGCGGCCGTCGCCGGCGTGGTCAGGCTCCATCGGATGATCCGGCGCGGAACCGCCTACGGGCCTGAGCTGCCCGAGGGAGTCCTCGAGGACGACGGCGCCGACCGGGGGTTGATGTTTGCCTTCATCGGCGCGCACCTCGGACGGCAGTTCGAGTTCGTGCAGGCGGAGTGGATCAACGGCGGTGATTTTCTCGGGTTGGGCGATGCGAAGGACTCCATCGCCGGCGCGAACGACGGAACCGGCGTGTTCTCATTCCCGAGGCGGCCCATCCCCAGGCGTCTGCAAGGCCTTCCTCGTTTCGTGGTCACGCGCGGAGGCGAGTATTGCTTCATGCCCGGGTTGCGAGCGCTGCGGTGGCTGGCGGAGCTACGGACATGA
- a CDS encoding amidohydrolase family protein, which produces MAMGEPSQVRAGVIDAHCHAASRRFIPRSFVDGGIRNIIAMHEALGVPTHRERLVDRALESMEDHDCDELVRQMDEAGIDWTVLLLPDFTYCLRDCELTIAEMFELHRGILERHAGRFQVMAGVDPRWGRDALTLFERGLREYGFRGLKLYPPCGYRADDPSLHPFYELCAEWNVPVLLHMGPTSSKLSFEYARPGFVDEPARLFPNVNFILAHAATAYVDECAMLCAFRPNVYADVSGFQEVSRNPGGQGLTHLLRFGPAHKLLFGTDWPVFREDGRQAEHLELFLGVAREVLAGPQLKLVMRENAARLLLPRGASRPASRYGVKTG; this is translated from the coding sequence ATGGCCATGGGTGAGCCGAGCCAGGTACGGGCCGGGGTGATTGATGCACATTGTCATGCAGCCTCACGGCGGTTCATCCCGCGCTCGTTCGTGGACGGCGGCATTCGCAACATCATCGCCATGCACGAAGCCCTGGGCGTGCCGACCCACCGCGAGCGCCTCGTGGACAGAGCGCTCGAGAGCATGGAGGATCATGACTGCGACGAGCTCGTGCGGCAGATGGATGAAGCAGGAATCGACTGGACGGTCCTCCTGCTCCCGGACTTCACGTATTGCCTGCGGGATTGCGAGCTGACCATCGCGGAGATGTTCGAGCTGCATCGCGGCATCCTCGAGCGACACGCGGGGCGCTTCCAGGTCATGGCGGGCGTAGATCCGCGATGGGGCAGGGATGCGCTGACCCTGTTCGAGCGAGGGTTGAGGGAGTACGGATTCCGCGGCCTCAAGCTCTATCCTCCGTGCGGTTACCGGGCCGACGACCCTTCTCTCCATCCCTTCTATGAGCTTTGCGCGGAGTGGAACGTCCCGGTTCTCCTGCACATGGGGCCGACTTCATCCAAGCTGAGCTTCGAGTACGCACGTCCCGGGTTCGTGGATGAGCCCGCGCGCCTGTTCCCGAACGTCAACTTCATCCTCGCCCACGCAGCGACCGCTTATGTTGATGAGTGCGCCATGCTCTGCGCCTTCCGGCCCAACGTCTACGCTGACGTGAGTGGGTTCCAGGAGGTGTCGCGCAATCCGGGAGGGCAGGGCTTGACCCACCTGCTCAGGTTCGGCCCCGCCCACAAGCTGCTCTTCGGAACGGACTGGCCCGTCTTTCGGGAGGATGGTCGTCAGGCCGAGCACCTCGAGCTCTTCCTGGGCGTTGCGCGCGAGGTGCTGGCGGGGCCTCAATTGAAGCTCGTCATGAGGGAGAACGCGGCCCGGTTGTTGCTGCCTCGCGGGGCCTCGCGGCCGGCCTCCCGGTACGGTGTCAAGACCGGCTGA